From Piliocolobus tephrosceles isolate RC106 chromosome 16, ASM277652v3, whole genome shotgun sequence, the proteins below share one genomic window:
- the EVI2A gene encoding protein EVI2A, whose translation MPTDMEHTGHYLYLAFLMTTVFSLPPGTKANYTHLWANSTTSWDSVIQNRTGRNQNENINTNPITPEADYKGNSTNMPETSHIVSLTSKSERELYIPSVISNSPTVQSTENTSKSHGEIFKKDVCAENNSNMAMLICLIIIAVLFLICTFLFLSTVVLANKVSSLRRSKQAGKRQPRSNGDFLASGLWPAESDTWKRTKQLTGPNLVMQSTGVLTATRERKDEEGTEKLTNEQMG comes from the coding sequence ATGCCCACGGACATGGAACACACAGGACATTACCTATATCTTGCCTTTCTGATGACAACAGTTTTTTCTTTGCCTCCTGGAACAAAAGCAAACTATACCCATCTGTGGGCTAACAGTACTACTTCCTGGGATTCAGTTATTCAAAATAGGACAGGcagaaaccaaaatgaaaacattaacacAAACCCTATAACTCCTGAAGCAGATTATAAAGGTAATTCTACAAACATGCCTGAAACATCTCACATCGTATCTTTAACTTCTAAATCTGAACGGGAGCTTTATATACCTTCTGTCATCAGCAACAGTCCAACAGTACAGAGCACTGAAAATACAAGCAAAAGTCATGGTGAAATTTTCAAAAAGGATGTCTGTGCGGAAAACAACAGCAACATGGCTATGCTAATTTGCTTAATTATAATTGCAGTGCTTTTTCTTATCTGTACCTTTCTATTTCTATCAACTGTGGTTTTGGCAAACAAAGTCTCATCTCTCAGACGATCAAAACAAGCAGGAAAGCGTCAGCCTAGAAGCAATGGTGATTTTCTGGCAAGCGGTCTATGGCCTGCTGAATCAGACACttggaaaagaacaaaacagcTCACAGGACCCAACCTAGTGATGCAATCTACTGGAGTGCTCACAgctacaagagaaagaaaagatgaagaaggaaCCGAAAAACTTACTAACGAACAGATGGGTTAG